One window of Lacerta agilis isolate rLacAgi1 chromosome 14, rLacAgi1.pri, whole genome shotgun sequence genomic DNA carries:
- the LOC117059043 gene encoding protein ADP-ribosylarginine hydrolase-like: MQLLVKGTCLTHPLLRQERHAENTRRGAFALRASHWTLAGVQPGCRLAWKALKQQSPEGEGDGQGPVARTSLEGARGSSAAPSMEGFPQAPPKEAYRAAMVLSGAGDALGYRNQRWEYCTSGPQIHQELQEMGGLSKVRAALPDWPVSDDTVLHLSTAEALATGKEGEPLFQELAKRYVEAMNDMEGRKPGPTSILGTSQLRPGEPNGYRIPFNPGATGCGAAMRSMCIGLRYPRPSDLSTLVQVSIESGRMTHHHPTGYLGALASALFTSYAVQGLPLERWGSGLLKTLPLALEYIQTAAAESDANVGAWAYFQEKWEWYLSERGLATGQGPCLFPAAYSPAERDIIYKTFSLDGWAGRSGHDAPMIAYDALLGAGENWEELCGRSMFHGGDSDSTGVIAACCWALAHGFRGVPENNHMALEYRDRMVAAADALYHLAWGQTPV; the protein is encoded by the exons ATGCAACTCCTGGTTAAAGGCACATGTTTGACCCACCCGCTCCTTCGCCAAGAGAGGCACGCGGAAAATACACGCCGAGGGGCTTTCGCTTTAAGAGCCTCCCACTGGACTCTGGCTGGGGTACAACCTGGGTGTCGCTTAGCTTGGAAAGCGCTGAAGCAGCAGTCTCCGGAGGGGGAAGGAGACGGCCAGGGGCCTGTTGCAAGAACCAGCCTGGAAGGGGcgagaggaagctcagcagccccCAGCATGGAAGGCTT CCCCCAGGCTCCCCCCAAGGAAGCCTACCGTGCGGCAATGGTGCTCTCTGGCGCAGGAGATGCCCTCGGCTATCGCAACCAGCGCTGGGAATACTGCACCTCAGGGCCCCAGATCCACCAGGAGCTCCAGGAGATGGGGGGCCTCAGCAAGGTTCGGGCAGCCCTCCCTGACTGGCCTGTCAGCGACGACACTGTTCTGCACCTGTCAACTGCTGAGGCCCTGGCCACAG ggaaggaaggggaacCGCTGTTCCAGGAGCTGGCCAAACGCTATGTCGAAGCCATGAACGACATGGAAGGGAGGAAGCCTGGGCCCACAAGCATTCTGG GAACATCTCAGTTGCGTCCAGGGGAGCCAAACGGATATCGCATTCCCTTCAACCCCGGTGCCACAGGTTGTGGTGCAGCCATGAGATCCATGTGCATTGGGCTCAG GTATCCTCGCCCTTCAGACCTGAGCACTTTGGTCCAAGTCAGCATAGAAAGTGGAAGAATGACACACCACCACCCCACAG GCTATCTGGGAGCTCTGGCCTCTGCTCTGTTCACTTCTTATGCAGTGCAGGGCCTCCCCCTTGAGCGCTGGGGATCTGGATTGCTCAAGACCCTGCCTCTTGCTTTAGAGTACATTCAGACTGCTGCAGCTGAGAGTGATGCCAATGTGGGGGCCTGGGCTTATTTCCAGGAGAAATGGGAGTG GTACCTCTCTGAACGGGGCCTGGCTACAGGTCAGGGCCCTTGTCTGTTTCCTGCTGCCTATAGTCCCGCTGAGCGTGACATCATCTACAAAACCTTCAGCCTGGACGGGTGGGCTGGACGGAGCGGTCACGATGCCCCCATGATTGCGTACGATGCCTTGCTGGGCGCAGGGGAGAACTGGGAGGAGCTCTGTGGGCGTTCCATGTTCCATGGGG GGGATAGTGACTCTACAGGGGTGATTGCTGCCTGCTGCTGGGCTCTGGCTCACGGTTTCAGAGGAGTCCCAGAAAATAACCACATGGCGCTTGAATACCGAGACAGGATGGTGGCTGCAGCTGATGCCCTCTATCACCTTGCCTGGGGACAGACTCCTGTTTGA
- the LOC117059172 gene encoding CD276 antigen-like, with translation MGFFTLILLTSSCFLGKAAGKLQVQAEPSLVKAAVGDDVLLNCIFTVDEPTVDLSRLTILWFHRGRQLAEFDDVVTTSREGISLSQEELGNGNASLLISRVGTGNSGNYRCYVTYTPEVRIREVTLQVADPEEDLEDSLSSPCLSRSDILSKLGQIVEAVKQLEAKLQELVSSKSAARCSSEVAPLSPPELSR, from the exons ATGGGCTTCTTCACACTGATCCTCCtcacctcctcctgcttccttggAAAAGCCG CCGGGAAGCTGCAGGTGCAGGCCGAGCCCTCTCTGGTGAAAGCTGCGGTTGGAGATGATGTCTTGCTGAATTGCATCTTTACTGTGGATGAGCCTACCGTGGACCTCAGCCGACTCACAATCCTCTGGTTCCACCGGGGCAGGCAGCTGGCGGAATTTGACGATGTGGTGACCACCTCCAGGGAAGGCATCAGCCTGAGCCAGGAAGAGCTGGGGAATGGCAACGCGTCCTTGCTCATTTCCCGGGTTGGCACTGGAAACTCTGGCAACTACAGATGCTATGTCACATACACGCCGGAAGTGCGGATCCGGGAAGTAACTTTGCAAGTTGCAG ACCCCGAGGAAGATCTGGAAGATTCCCTTTCATCCCCGTGTCTCAGCCGTTCAGATATCCTGAGCAAGCTGGGTCAAATTGTGGAAGCTGTGAAGCAACTCGAGGCCAAGCTCCAGGAGCTTGTGAGCAGCAAGAGCGCCGCAAGATGCAGTTCTGAAGTTGCCCCCCTTTCCCCGCCAGAGCTCTCACGCTGA